Proteins encoded in a region of the Neoarius graeffei isolate fNeoGra1 chromosome 3, fNeoGra1.pri, whole genome shotgun sequence genome:
- the prorsd1 gene encoding prolyl-tRNA synthetase associated domain-containing protein 1, translated as MVHSFILCKSGTAMGSAELRTELENLLKSLNIDFVSVDHPEVFTVEEMMPHVQHLNGAVTKNLFLKDKKKKGLWLVSVRHDRQVNLNDLAKKLGVGSGNLRFADEAAMLEKLRVGQGCATALALFCDKDQGVRFVLDSDLADGGHERVYFHPMTNAATLGLKPDDLMRFLKETGHEPILYSFD; from the exons ATGGTCCATTCGTTTATTTTGTGCAAATCTGGAACAGCAATGGGATCTGCTGAACTGCGGACAGAATTAGAAAACCTCCTAAAAAGTctgaatattgactttgtttctgtGGACCATCCGGAG GTTTTCACTGTGGAGGAAATGATGCCTCACGTCCAGCATCTGAATGGAGCCGTGACGAAAAACCTCTTTCTGAAGGACAAGAAGAAGAAAGGACTGTGGCTCGTCTCGGTGCGTCACGACCGCCAGGTGAACCTGAACGATCTGGCGAAGAAGCTGGGCGTGGGCAGTGGGAACCTGCGTTTTGCGGATGAGGCGGCCATGTTGGAGAAACTCAGGGTGGGTCAGGGATGTGCTACGGCTCTCGCGCTCTTCTGTGACAAAGACCAGGGTGTCAGGTTCGTCCTGGACAGCGATTTAGCCGACGGAGGCCATGAAAGAGTTTACTTTCACCCAATGACCAACGCTGCGACTCTCGGACTGAAACCAGACGATCTGATGAGGTTCCTGAAGGAGACGGGACACGAGCCCATCCTGTACAGCTTCGATTAG